The Bacillus sp. DX3.1 genome has a segment encoding these proteins:
- a CDS encoding replication-relaxation family protein — protein MRHQKLKQKARQIEILSSLNKLEFASRRQLQAIHTLGSIRNANRVLKDLRQYCHVTSHNREYVYYLNKKGAALLGLEPDERKKKHQLEHILLRNEAWMWLGFPDWKTEQVIKFRYQNEEKIIVPDAYYVVDQVPHFVEIDRLQHMKTNEEKIKYYGLIAKLYKKQRDIIPNILFFTISDYREQRLESYGIKYNVYVRTFLLKEVL, from the coding sequence ATGAGGCACCAGAAGCTCAAACAGAAAGCCAGACAGATCGAGATTTTATCGAGTTTAAATAAGCTAGAATTTGCTTCTAGGAGGCAATTGCAAGCAATTCATACTCTAGGTAGTATTCGAAATGCAAATCGTGTTTTGAAGGATCTACGGCAATATTGTCATGTCACTTCGCATAATCGGGAGTATGTATATTATCTCAACAAAAAAGGTGCTGCCTTGCTAGGATTAGAACCCGATGAACGAAAAAAGAAACACCAACTTGAACATATACTTTTAAGAAATGAAGCTTGGATGTGGCTTGGATTTCCCGATTGGAAAACAGAGCAAGTTATAAAATTTAGATACCAGAATGAAGAAAAAATAATTGTACCAGATGCTTATTATGTAGTAGATCAAGTACCACATTTTGTTGAGATTGATAGGCTTCAACACATGAAGACAAATGAAGAAAAGATAAAATATTATGGTTTAATTGCAAAGTTATATAAAAAACAAAGAGATATAATACCTAACATTTTATTTTTTACAATATCAGATTATCGTGAACAGAGGTTAGAGAGTTATGGGATAAAATATAATGTGTATGTCCGTACATTTTTATTAAAAGAAGTTCTGTAG